In Candidatus Alcyoniella australis, the genomic stretch TTATCACTATCTTGTCAACACGCTGAAGTATGACAGCCAAGGTCGTCTTCTTTGGGAAGATACAGTTATCAATCGTCGGGCCAATTTCCGCTCGGATGTTATGTTCGACCCGTTCGGAGATATTGTCGTCAGGGTCATGGGCGATATGGGATTCATTAAATACGATCCCGATGGGAACATACTTGCTCAGGGAGCATTCCGTGATCTCCCCCATACGGGGGCGAGACAATGCGCAGTTGATGCTGAAGGAAACATTATATGTGCCGGAAGCACCAATCTCGAGCCGGATCAGTGGTACAGGGAAGAAGATTTCCTCATTGTCAAATACGACGTGAATGGCGCAGCCTTATGGTCGAAAAGAGTAAGCGGTGTCAGTGACTATAATTACCCGTACGATATAAGTGTGGACAACTCTGGTGCGATCTATGTAACCGGCAAGACCAACATGACGGATTACGAATTCAATGCTACAACGATCAAGCTTGATGAATCGGGCGAAGTAGAATGGAAGTCTACATTGTTAAACTCGGATGCATTATACTGCAATGTCCTTGATAACGCTGGCAATATCTATGACGCAGGGCAATTGTGGCCCCAAGACGTGGCAGTGGTACGCAAAATCGATGCTGCAGGCAACTTGCAATGGGAAAAGACTTACAACGGACGCTATGTGAACAACGGTTTCTTTGGCATGACCTATTGCGAAGGAGACGGCCTGTATCTATGTGGCTCCACCTACGACGAAAGAAGCGCCACGGATAGCGATATCATTATAGCCAAGTATAGTGACGACGGGTTGTTGTTGTGGAGCGATGAGTACAAAACAGAAGTAAATGGCGAAGATCGCTATGAGGGAGCGCTTTTAATAGCTTGTGGCAGTCCTGGATATATTTATGTTGCGGGGGGTTGCTACGCAGAAATCAATGATAACAAAAATGTATTACTTCTCAAGTACGAGGTGGGAGGCAACCTGATATGGTCTGTGAGCTACGATGAAAACGGTTTCCGCGATAAACCCGAAGGGATAGACATTGATGATGAGGAAAACGTCTATATGGTTGGTACGTCCTGCCTGGGTTCTGACAACTCTACTTGCGACATGCTAACCATCAAATACGACAGCGACGGCAATATCGTTTGGAAGGCGCGTTACGATTACTACACGCCGCCGGATAATGGCGATGTCGATGACGATGATGATGACGACAGCGGAAGCGACGACGATGATGACGACGACGACTCGGGCTGCTGCGGGTGAAATACAATAAGTTTGATTCCAAATTGGATTGTAACTTCTTTCTCGGAATTGGCGGGTCCCAGGGACACCTTGTTAGGCCCAGGATTTTTGCTTTATATCGTGACCACACAGCAAGAAAGCGGACGGAAAATTACATGGTTGGGGAATGGCAGATTCACGGTTTTGGCGATACAACACAGATCGGCACATAGTGTTATCCCACTCTCCAAATCGAACAGGGAGCAATTATAATGGCTTCTAAAGCAACAGTTACAATAGCCTGC encodes the following:
- a CDS encoding SBBP repeat-containing protein; translation: MAEKMMNISKAISAYTKLSRYSVLLYSFVFILCAHISAVQAYRDEGSGIAVDAEQNVYATGITTTGNYHYLVNTLKYDSQGRLLWEDTVINRRANFRSDVMFDPFGDIVVRVMGDMGFIKYDPDGNILAQGAFRDLPHTGARQCAVDAEGNIICAGSTNLEPDQWYREEDFLIVKYDVNGAALWSKRVSGVSDYNYPYDISVDNSGAIYVTGKTNMTDYEFNATTIKLDESGEVEWKSTLLNSDALYCNVLDNAGNIYDAGQLWPQDVAVVRKIDAAGNLQWEKTYNGRYVNNGFFGMTYCEGDGLYLCGSTYDERSATDSDIIIAKYSDDGLLLWSDEYKTEVNGEDRYEGALLIACGSPGYIYVAGGCYAEINDNKNVLLLKYEVGGNLIWSVSYDENGFRDKPEGIDIDDEENVYMVGTSCLGSDNSTCDMLTIKYDSDGNIVWKARYDYYTPPDNGDVDDDDDDDSGSDDDDDDDDSGCCG